In the genome of Desulfatiglans sp., one region contains:
- a CDS encoding transposase: MPRIARLDTPGLLHHVMIRGIEKRRIFKDDEDRENLMERLSDLLPKTKTQCYAWAFMPNHAH, from the coding sequence ATGCCAAGAATAGCCAGACTAGATACACCAGGTTTATTACACCATGTGATGATCAGGGGGATAGAAAAGCGCAGGATCTTCAAAGACGATGAAGACCGTGAAAACCTCATGGAAAGACTTTCTGATCTCCTGCCCAAAACAAAAACACAATGCTATGCCTGGGCCTTCATGCCTAATCACGCACATTT